Proteins encoded in a region of the Cataglyphis hispanica isolate Lineage 1 chromosome 14, ULB_Chis1_1.0, whole genome shotgun sequence genome:
- the LOC126854356 gene encoding ubiquitin-like protein 3 yields MTTVRTIPSDKINLRLILVSGKTKEFLFSPSDSAGDIAHHVFENWPDDWAEEAVAKAEILRLIYQGRFLHSNVTLGALGLPFGKTTVMHLVPRENLPEPNSQDQRQKSKGGGSSCCSASCCIL; encoded by the exons ATAAATTTACGCCTCATCCTCGTCAGTGGCAAGACAAAAGAGTTCCTATTCAGTCCGAGCGATTCTGCGGGCGATATAGCACATCATGTGTTTGAAAATTGGCCGGATG ACTGGGCAGAGGAGGCGGTCGCCAAGGCGGAGATCCTGCGGCTAATCTACCAGGGTCGTTTCCTGCACAGTAATGTCACGCTCGGTGCTCTTGGGCTTCCCTTCGGAAAAACCACGGTGATGCATCTGGTGCCGCGGGAAAATCTTCCGGAGCCTAATTCTCAAG ATCAGAGACAAAAAAGTAAAGGCGGTGGAAGTAGTTGCTGCTCGGCTTCCTGCTGCATACTCTAG